A section of the Hirschia baltica ATCC 49814 genome encodes:
- a CDS encoding retropepsin-like aspartic protease family protein yields MNNKFGSILIVFIAAFAIAIGLRERIEREEAFSARNEQVQTAVKSPKAMNQFEIQYPGELAASLRKQPDGHYWAKAKVNNRYQLDFMVDTGASICVLTPADARRLGYDYSTMEKDIKITTASGTTYGASVTLDRLEIGRVMLKNIDAVVLDDNLEQSLLGMSFLERLTKWEVSKSAIIIHQ; encoded by the coding sequence TTGAATAATAAATTTGGATCTATTCTCATCGTTTTCATAGCAGCCTTTGCGATTGCAATAGGGCTTAGAGAACGTATTGAACGTGAGGAAGCTTTTTCTGCACGCAATGAACAAGTGCAAACAGCTGTAAAATCACCCAAAGCAATGAACCAGTTTGAAATACAATATCCTGGCGAACTCGCTGCATCATTACGCAAACAACCAGACGGTCACTATTGGGCAAAGGCTAAGGTCAATAATAGATATCAATTAGACTTCATGGTGGATACAGGCGCTAGCATTTGCGTTCTCACACCCGCCGATGCAAGGCGCCTTGGGTATGACTACTCAACAATGGAAAAAGACATCAAGATCACAACAGCTTCGGGAACAACTTATGGTGCATCCGTCACGCTTGACCGCCTAGAAATCGGACGTGTAATGCTCAAAAATATTGATGCAGTTGTTCTGGATGATAATCTGGAGCAATCCCTTTTAGGCATGTCATTTCTTGAGAGACTAACAAAATGGGAAGTATCTAAATCTGCGATTATCATTCATCAATAA